A window from Aquabacterium sp. NJ1 encodes these proteins:
- a CDS encoding LytTR family DNA-binding domain-containing protein yields the protein MNAQPTALIAEDEPVLADALLRQLHKLWPELQVRGVTSNGIQARESALTMHPDILFLDIHMPGANGLEVAEQVIDEWPIEQPLPLIVYITAFDEYAVAAFERAAVDYVLKPIRPERLAITCLRLQTQLAARQGSGPGPMEDDEATIGKMLSLRTSAVAQQEPLRVLQAAVGNSVYVIPVEDVLYFEAADKYVRIITFDKEAGGPEMLIRTPLRELLPRLDQGLFWQIHRSHVVNVRAIERVSRQQQRLRVHLRGRRETLDVSRMYAHLFKAM from the coding sequence ATGAACGCGCAGCCCACCGCCCTGATCGCCGAAGATGAGCCCGTGCTGGCCGATGCGCTGCTGCGCCAGTTGCACAAGCTGTGGCCCGAGCTGCAGGTTCGTGGCGTGACCAGCAACGGCATCCAGGCCCGTGAATCGGCCCTGACGATGCACCCGGACATCCTCTTCCTGGACATCCACATGCCCGGCGCCAACGGCCTGGAAGTGGCCGAACAGGTGATCGACGAGTGGCCCATCGAGCAGCCGCTGCCCCTGATCGTCTACATCACGGCCTTTGACGAGTACGCCGTGGCCGCATTCGAGCGCGCCGCCGTGGACTACGTGCTCAAGCCCATCCGCCCCGAGCGCCTGGCCATCACCTGCCTGCGCCTGCAGACGCAACTGGCCGCGCGGCAAGGCTCGGGCCCCGGGCCCATGGAGGATGACGAGGCCACCATCGGCAAGATGCTGTCGCTGCGCACGTCAGCGGTGGCGCAACAAGAGCCCTTGCGCGTGCTGCAGGCGGCCGTGGGCAACTCGGTCTACGTCATCCCCGTGGAAGACGTCCTGTACTTCGAGGCGGCCGACAAGTACGTGCGCATCATCACGTTCGACAAGGAAGCCGGTGGCCCGGAGATGCTGATCCGCACACCTTTGCGGGAACTGCTGCCACGGCTGGACCAAGGCCTCTTCTGGCAGATCCACCGCAGCCATGTGGTCAATGTGCGGGCCATTGAACGTGTCAGCCGCCAGCAGCAGCGTTTGCGCGTGCACCTGCGCGGCCGGCGCGAAACGCTGGATGTGAGCCGCATGTACGCGCACCTGTTCAAGGCCATGTGA
- a CDS encoding sensor histidine kinase, translated as MSPNPSLDPPPHQAPPGSPACQDKGHLLRTLLVPNARRIFVTMVVWAVLMAVYSRLMEEQGLEVAHQYGLWLYLSGNLGGGLINYVVLLTGWYAVASRWWLKHEDARQRYATEGMYALLPWKLFLPLMIGLSLIGSALTYEAWSALMARTNEWATMRKQMNLGGNLLISLLYSTGIFSIDYFRVRAAMLRIRMETAQRLHVEAQLQRLQAQMEPHMLFNTLANLHALIETQPGKAQDMLSHLIDYLRATLSASRTGAVPLRDEMARVQDYLALMQIRMGERLRVITDVPADLRDVALPPMLIQPLVENAIKHGLDPLPDGGTLHVLVQRDRDMLEITVRDDGQGLDAARATPSNSGFGLSCVQARLQTSYGPDARLILEPGSQGPGARMAHLRPGTVAILRLPVQMPALVHTLPTSSPLITP; from the coding sequence ATGTCGCCGAACCCATCCCTTGATCCGCCCCCGCACCAGGCACCACCGGGTTCGCCAGCCTGCCAGGACAAAGGCCACCTGCTTCGCACTTTGCTGGTCCCCAACGCCCGGCGGATCTTCGTCACCATGGTGGTGTGGGCCGTGTTGATGGCGGTGTATTCGCGCCTCATGGAAGAGCAAGGGCTCGAGGTCGCCCATCAATACGGCTTGTGGCTCTATTTGAGCGGCAACCTGGGCGGTGGCCTGATCAACTATGTCGTCCTCCTGACGGGCTGGTATGCCGTCGCCAGCCGGTGGTGGCTGAAGCACGAAGACGCGCGCCAGCGCTATGCCACCGAAGGCATGTACGCCCTGCTGCCCTGGAAGCTCTTCCTGCCCCTGATGATCGGCTTGAGCTTGATTGGCAGTGCCTTGACCTACGAGGCCTGGTCAGCCTTGATGGCACGCACCAATGAGTGGGCCACCATGCGCAAACAGATGAACCTGGGCGGCAACCTGCTGATATCACTGCTGTACTCCACCGGCATCTTCTCGATCGACTACTTCAGGGTGCGCGCGGCCATGCTGCGCATCCGCATGGAGACGGCCCAGCGCCTGCATGTGGAGGCGCAGTTGCAGCGCCTGCAAGCGCAGATGGAGCCGCACATGCTGTTCAACACGCTGGCCAATCTGCATGCCTTGATCGAGACGCAGCCTGGCAAGGCGCAGGACATGCTGTCGCACCTGATCGACTACCTGCGCGCCACCTTGAGCGCCAGCCGGACGGGCGCCGTGCCCTTGCGTGACGAGATGGCCCGCGTGCAGGACTACCTGGCGCTGATGCAGATCCGCATGGGCGAGCGCCTGCGCGTCATCACGGACGTGCCGGCCGACCTGCGTGACGTGGCCCTACCGCCCATGCTGATCCAGCCGCTGGTGGAGAACGCCATCAAGCACGGCCTGGACCCGCTGCCTGACGGTGGCACCCTGCACGTGCTCGTCCAACGCGATCGCGACATGCTGGAGATCACGGTGCGCGACGATGGGCAGGGGTTGGATGCCGCCCGGGCCACGCCCAGCAACAGTGGCTTTGGCCTGAGCTGCGTGCAAGCGCGCCTGCAGACCAGCTATGGCCCGGATGCGCGGCTGATTCTGGAGCCGGGCAGCCAAGGCCCTGGCGCAAGGATGGCCCACCTGCGCCCCGGCACCGTGGCCATCCTGCGCCTGCCGGTGCAGATGCCTGCGCTGGTTCACACGCTGCCCACCTCGTCACCCTTGATCACCCCATGA